A single region of the Chrysoperla carnea chromosome 5, inChrCarn1.1, whole genome shotgun sequence genome encodes:
- the LOC123300706 gene encoding bifunctional methylenetetrahydrofolate dehydrogenase/cyclohydrolase, mitochondrial — protein sequence MNMIANSLKNYLKCRQIQINFHRFSAVLLDGKRISKQVQNEIKAKLDYRQKNGLKVPQLTVIQVGNNAASETYIKNKLAAAKYVGIDSKVINFNENVSEKDLISCIKDLNTDANVNGILVQLPLPNHIDKKLICNIINPNKDVDGFHYQNAGKMFYDIENSIKACTPLAVVEILKRSNIQTLGKTAVVCGRSKNVGLPIALLLQADSKKTKWGLDATVSICNRNTSRSQLSDLCKLADIIISATGVPNLITADIVKPGACIIDVGITRIQNENGTFKLVGDVNFEGVSKVAGHITPVPGGVGPMTVAMLMQNVLNTVES from the exons ATGAATATGATTGCCAATTcgcttaaaaattacttaaaatgtcgacagattcaaataaattttcatag ATTTTCAGCAGTATTACTCGATGGAAAGCGAATTTCTAAACAAgttcaaaatgaaatcaaaGCAAAACTTGATTATCGAcagaaaaatggtttaaaagtACCACAATTAACTGTAATTCAAGTTGGAAATAACGCAGCTAGCGAAACATATATTAAGAATAAGTTAGCCGCAGCAAAATACGTAGGAATTGATtctaaagtaattaattttaacgaaaacgTTTCCGAAAAAGATTTAATTTCGTGTATTAAAGATTTAAACACGGATGCAAACGTTAATGGAATTCTGGTCCAATTACCTTTACCGAATCATAtcgacaaaaaattaatttgtaatataattaatccCAATAAGGATGTTGATGGTTTTCATTACCAAAATGCGGGAAAAATGTTTTACGATATAGAAAATTCGATTAAAGCTTGTACACCACTTGCggttgttgaaattttaaaaag ATCCAACATCCAAACACTGGGGAAAACAGCCGTGGTTTGTGGCCGATCGAAAAATGTAGGGCTACCAATTGCTTTACTACTACAAGCggatagtaaaaaaacaaaatggggCTTAGACGCCACAGTTAGTATATGTAATCGAAATACATCACGATCCCAGCTAAGTGATTTATGTAAATTAGCCGATATTATAATATCGGCAACGGGTGTTCCAAATTTAATAACAGCGGATATAGTTAAACCTGGAGCTTGTATTATTGATGTTGGAATTACTCGAATACAAAACGAAAATGGCACTTTTAAGCTTGTAGGAGATGTCAATTTCGAAG gGGTTTCGAAAGTGGCAGGCCATATTACACCAGTTCCTGGGGGTGTTGGACCCATGACTGTGGCTATGTTGATGCAAAATGTACTTAATACAGTTGAAAGTTGA